In the Fibrobacter sp. UWT2 genome, one interval contains:
- a CDS encoding pyridoxamine kinase, producing the protein MYRRVLTIQDISCFGQCSLTVALPIISACGVETAVLPSAILSTHTGGFTGWTFQDLTKEMLPISEHWRVADIRFDAFYTGYLGSIEQINMVQHIMDTNGVDGAIRVVDPAMADNGALYPGFNMEFVAAMKDLCAHADVLLPNMTEACMLTDTEYSENIDRETVEMLCKKLCELGTKSVVLTGVGFRAGYTGVMLYDGKEFNYYEHKKITKGFNGTGDCYASAFVGAMLRGRSMVDAARIAADFVLECIEKTYEDKSHWYGVKFELALPSLIKNLADE; encoded by the coding sequence ATGTACAGGCGAGTCCTTACGATTCAAGATATTTCGTGCTTTGGACAGTGCTCCCTCACGGTGGCACTGCCGATTATTTCTGCGTGCGGTGTAGAGACGGCTGTGTTGCCGTCGGCGATTCTTTCGACCCATACGGGTGGCTTTACGGGCTGGACATTCCAGGACCTGACTAAAGAAATGTTGCCGATTAGCGAACACTGGCGTGTGGCTGATATTCGCTTCGATGCATTCTATACTGGTTATCTGGGTTCTATTGAGCAAATCAACATGGTTCAGCACATTATGGACACCAACGGTGTCGATGGTGCGATTCGGGTGGTAGACCCTGCCATGGCCGACAACGGGGCGCTTTACCCCGGCTTTAACATGGAATTTGTCGCTGCCATGAAGGATTTGTGCGCCCATGCCGATGTTTTGCTCCCGAACATGACCGAAGCTTGCATGCTCACCGATACGGAATACAGCGAAAACATTGACCGCGAAACGGTCGAAATGCTTTGCAAAAAACTCTGCGAACTGGGCACCAAGTCGGTGGTGCTGACCGGTGTCGGATTCCGCGCGGGATACACGGGCGTGATGCTTTACGACGGTAAGGAATTCAACTACTACGAACACAAGAAGATTACCAAGGGCTTTAACGGCACGGGTGACTGCTATGCTTCTGCATTTGTGGGAGCCATGCTCCGTGGTCGTTCCATGGTCGATGCGGCCCGAATTGCGGCTGATTTTGTGTTGGAATGTATCGAAAAGACGTACGAAGACAAGTCTCACTGGTATGGAGTCAAGTTTGAACTTGCGCTCCCGAGCTTGATTAAAAATTTGGCAGACGAGTAG
- a CDS encoding thioesterase family protein, with amino-acid sequence MAIAMEETVDPMQFTQVFKVTPEMIDDNHHFNNVWSVQWIQDIAIAHSDSVGGTQLMRDLGAGWMIHVQHVEYKNQAFLGDEIRGTTWVAAYGKVASLRKCRFERVSDGKVIFESETQWVLVDMKRGRPIAITDEMKRLYVGH; translated from the coding sequence ATGGCAATTGCGATGGAAGAAACGGTTGACCCGATGCAGTTTACGCAGGTGTTCAAGGTAACGCCCGAAATGATTGACGACAATCATCATTTCAACAACGTGTGGTCGGTGCAGTGGATTCAGGATATCGCGATTGCCCATTCCGATTCCGTGGGCGGTACGCAGCTGATGCGTGACCTAGGTGCCGGCTGGATGATTCACGTACAGCACGTGGAATACAAGAACCAGGCTTTCCTCGGTGATGAAATCCGCGGAACTACGTGGGTTGCCGCTTACGGTAAAGTGGCTAGCTTACGCAAATGCCGCTTTGAACGCGTCTCTGACGGCAAGGTGATTTTTGAGTCTGAAACCCAGTGGGTGCTTGTTGACATGAAACGCGGTCGCCCCATCGCCATTACCGACGAAATGAAGCGCCTGTACGTCGGTCACTAG